The following coding sequences are from one Beggiatoa alba B18LD window:
- a CDS encoding Stp1/IreP family PP2C-type Ser/Thr phosphatase, with protein MRLEIASHTDTGLVREHNEDCIDSNADLGIVILADGMGGYQAGEVASALAVKTIMQEMINEISQLSPEQQQTITNNGQHRISALLEKAILKANQLIFHSAEEQQEYRGMGTTVVAAVFQPTFISIAHVGDSRLYRLRGSEFTQLTTDHSVLQELIDCGFYTREQARYSPNKNLVTRALGVGDTVAVDVTEHLIQSHDIYLLCSDGLNDMLDDEVMQKILMRDISLEQKSIALVERANKLGGEDNISVILAQPTLNMDMMQPMPKTWINRLSAWWREG; from the coding sequence ATGCGCCTAGAAATTGCCTCACACACAGACACAGGGCTTGTTCGAGAACACAACGAAGACTGCATCGACAGCAATGCCGATTTAGGCATTGTCATCCTCGCAGACGGCATGGGCGGATATCAAGCGGGCGAAGTTGCCAGCGCGCTCGCAGTTAAAACCATCATGCAAGAAATGATTAACGAAATCAGCCAACTCAGCCCAGAACAACAACAAACCATCACCAACAACGGACAACACCGCATTTCTGCCCTGTTAGAAAAAGCCATCCTCAAAGCCAATCAACTCATATTCCACAGTGCCGAAGAACAACAAGAATATCGAGGCATGGGCACAACCGTTGTAGCGGCTGTATTTCAACCGACTTTTATCAGCATCGCCCACGTTGGCGACTCGCGTTTATACCGTTTACGCGGTTCAGAATTCACCCAACTCACCACAGACCATTCCGTCCTACAAGAACTCATCGACTGCGGATTCTACACCCGCGAACAAGCCCGCTATTCTCCCAATAAAAACCTCGTTACCCGCGCCCTAGGCGTTGGCGACACGGTTGCGGTGGACGTGACAGAACACCTCATACAATCCCACGACATCTACCTACTCTGTTCAGATGGCTTAAACGACATGCTAGACGACGAAGTTATGCAAAAAATTCTAATGCGAGACATCAGCCTAGAACAAAAATCTATTGCTCTAGTTGAACGCGCCAATAAACTCGGCGGAGAAGACAATATATCCGTCATCCTCGCCCAACCGACTTTAAACATGGATATGATGCAACCAATGCCGAAAACATGGATTAATCGATTATCGGCGTGGTGGCGGGAGGGATAG